The Equus caballus isolate H_3958 breed thoroughbred chromosome 12, TB-T2T, whole genome shotgun sequence genome contains a region encoding:
- the OR5T32C gene encoding olfactory receptor family 5 subfamily T member 32C (The RefSeq protein has 7 substitutions compared to this genomic sequence), with protein MSQLTSDLDLYRIQMKNVTEVTMFVLMGFTDDFEVQVFLFLLFLAIYIFTLIGNLGLVVLVIVNSRLHNPMYYFLSVLSFLDACHSSVVTPKMLVNFLSEKKDVSFLGCAAQMFLFVTFGTAECFLLAAMAYDRYVAIYNPLLYSAIMSTRVFVPLIITSYVGGILNASVHTGATFSLSFCASNEIRHVFCDIPPLLAISCSDTHTNQFLLFYFVGIIEIVTILIVLISYTFILVAILKIHSAEGRQKVFSTCGSHLTGVSIFHGTILFTYVRPSSSYSLDHDTIVSTFYTIVIPMLNPIIYSLRNKDVKGAMKRVFGRN; from the coding sequence atgtcACAGTTGACATCAGATTTAGATTTATACAGGATTCAGATGAAAAATGTAACTGAAGTCACCATGTTTGTATTGATGGGCTTCACAGATGATTTTGAGGTATaagtcttcctatttttgctaTTTCTAGCGATCTATATATTTACTCTGATAGGCAATTTGGGACTGGTTGTATTGGTGATTATGAATTCCCAGCTCCACAACCCTATGTACTACTTTCTAAGTGTGTTATCATTCTTGGATGCCTGCCATTCTTCAGTTGTGACCCCAAAAATGTTGGTCAATTTCCTGTCAGAGAAAAAAGATGTTTCATTCCTTGGATGTGCAGCACAGATGTTTCTCTTTGTTACCTTTGGGACCGCAGAATGCTTTCTCTTGGCTGCAATGGCATATGATCGCTATGTAGCAATCTACAAACCTCTGCTATATTCAGCTATCATGTCAACCAGGGTCTTTGTGCCACTCATCATTATTTCCTATGTTGGTGGCATTTTGAATGCTTCAGTGCATACAGGGGCCACATTTAGCCTATCTTTTTGTGCATCCAATGAAATTAGACATGTCTTTTGTGATATTCCTCCTCTCCTTGCTATTTCTTGTTCTGACACTCACACAAACCAGTTTTTACTCTTCTACTTTGTGGGCATTATTGAGATAGTCACTATCCTGATTGTCCTGATCTCCTATACTTTCATTCTGGTGGCCATTCTGAAGATTCATTCTGCTGAAGGGAGACAAAAAGTATTCTCTACATGTGGTTCTCATCTAACTGGAGTGTCAATATTTCACGGAACAATCCTCTTCACGTATGTGAGACCAAGTTCCAGCTACTCTTTGGACCATGACATGATAGTGTCGACATTTTACACCATTGTGATTCCCATGTTGAATCCCATCATCTACAGTTTAAGGAACAAAGATGTAAAAGGTGCAATGAAAAGAGTGTTTGGTAAAAATTAA